A window of Methylomonas sp. 11b genomic DNA:
GGCGCTATATAGATATTTCCGGGCAATATCAGCTGCCCATCGCTAGCCACGCAGGCAGTCATGTCGGAAGCCTCGTTTACATGTTTGGCAAACGAAGCGCTGAAGGCGAGGGGCAAATGTTGGGTAATGACAATCGCCGGCGCCGTTCTCGGCAGACTTTTTACCAGTTCCTTGACCGCTTCGGTGCCGCCCGTTGAAGAACCCAACGCCACGATTTTATGAGTCGTTTTGAAATGCTTTTTCATCGTACCAATTGCATTCTCATTCACTGAACTAAGGGTAGGGACATCAACCCGATTGGTTTCCAAAGCTTTGACTTTTGCCTGAGCGGCCATCCTGATTTTACCGATAATCTCATCGGCATAGGCTCGTAAGCCATGGGAGACATCGACTTTTGGTTTCGCCACAAAATCAACCGCGCCGAGCGCCAACGCATCAAGGGTCACTTCGGCGCCTTTTTCGGTCAACGTTGAAATCATGACCACCGGCATAGGCCTTAAGCGCATCAAATTACGTAAAAATGTCAGCCCATCCATTCGCGGCATTTCTACGTCCAATGTTAATACGTCGGGATTCAAGGCCTTTATTTTTTCCCTAGCAATAATCGGATCGCTAGCCGTGCCGACTACTTCAATATCGCCTGCCTCATTAAAAATTTGCGTCAGCATTTGGCGAATTAATGCCGAGTCATCAACAATCAATAGCTTAATTTTTGTCATCCTGGTTTCCTAAAATAGCTCTACGCTACCTTCAACCGGTGCGTCCTTGATACTCGAACTATATTGCTTCTCGCGCAGGAAGATAGTTTGGTTGTGTAAATCTTTAATTTTTTTCATTCTGACCCGTCCGGTGTGCGGAAAAAAATTCACCTTACGCGGATAAATATCGCCCAAATCATGAGAAACCAGATTCAACGCTTCAGTATCCACATAATCCAAAACGAATTGAATGTTTCTGGCTCCCACATCACCCAGGGTAGCGATGATTTTGCCGCCGCCGAACAACTTAACTTCCAAGTTTTTACGCTTACCGCCATTTTTCAAAATAGCATTGATCAAATGTTCCATCGCGTAATTGCCATAGCGCGAGGCATTGCCAACGACGGCTTCGTCTCTGTCGTTCAAACGACTTTTACTGGTCTCCGGCAACATGAAATGATTCATCCCCCCGACGCCGGTCACCACATCCCTTATACAAGCTGCCACGCAAGAACCCAGCACGGTAGTAATCATTTCATCCTGTTTGGTGACGTAGTAGTCACCGGGCATCAATTTTGCCGCCACTATTTGATTTTCTTGATCCCAATACCGATTAACATTTTCGAAGCCGGCGATAAGCGATCTTTCCACATGGGGCACATGACTCACTTACTCGACTTCCTGTAGATAGTATTACCTACTAAACTGAATCCGGTATCGAGCTGATGCAAGGATTCTGAATGGCCAATGAACAAATATGAGCCCTCCTCCAATAAGCCGCAGTAACGATTCGCTAACATCGCCTTGGTTTCCCGATCAAAATAAATCAAAACGTTTCGGCAAAAAATAAAATCAAAATACCCTTTCAAGGGCCACTCCTGCATCAAATTCAATTGTTTAAACTCTATCAATTCTTTCAATTCCGGTTTAACTCGCACCTTGTTCGCTTGTCCACCCACACCTTTTTGAAACCAGCGTTTGAGGCGTTGCTCGGCTATTCCTGTCACGCGATCAGCCATGTAAATGCCGGCTGCGGCGGTGGCCAAGACATTCGTATCAAGATCGGTAGCCAGAATATTTACAGTCCAATCAGCCGGGACGCTTTCCTTCAAGGTCATCGCCAAAGAATAAGGCTCCTCACCTGTCGAGCAACCTGCGGACCAAACTTTAATCTGTTTAGTCCCGGCATGTTTTTTAAGCAAACCCGGTACAACCGTCTTGCTTAAATATTCAAAGTGGTGATTTTCGCGAAAAAAAGAAGTGAGGTTAGTGGTGACAGCATTAATAAATTCAGTAAACTCAGTATCCGGGTTGTGTTTCAAATAGTGACAATACTGTTTGAAGCTGGTGAAGCCCAGCATGCGGACCCGTTTCGACAATCTCGAATAAAACATGTCAAATTTATCGTCCGGCACCAAGATTCCGGAATATTGGTTGGATATTTTCCTTAGAACATCAAAATCTGCTTGGGTATATTCAAACTCGCGCGCTTTTTCTTTCATTTTGTATATTCGGGTAGTGCCCCATCAAAAGAAGCCGGATGCCGCCTGATCAACTTCCAGCATTTCGGCAATCCCCAACAACTCCGATGCTTCAATAAATTTATCGGAAGGAAAATCGATAGAAATGGATTTCTGCAAGCCAATTGCGGTTTGCTTTAAAATCAATAACAGTTGCAAAGTCGCAGTATCTATCATCGTCACACCGGAAGCATCGATATCGATAGCCTCAAAATTGCTGAGCATCTGCGTCAGGCGTTGGTGGAGAACCGCCACATTTTGAATATTCAGTACCGGCTCCAATACCAAAACCGCTCTCTCACCTTCGGACGTAGATAGCTCAGAAACATCGGCCGGCGATTGACTCAGGTCCATCTCAAGGTTTGACGACACTTCTGTCGGGCTCGCAAGTTCTGCCCGACTATCCGCTGCTGATTCGGCAGCTTCGGCTTTTTGTGAGTCTTGCTTGAAATCTGATCGATGCATCCAAGCCAAAGGATCGTAACCGATCAAACTATCTTCATCTTGTTCCGCCATTACATCATTCTCCCTTCCAAAAAGTCTTTAGCAAGTGCCGTAAAATCTCGTGCGGAACGGCAGCCAGGGCGATATTCAAAAATGGTTTTACCGAAACTGGGGCACTCGGCAAGTAAGGCAGTTTCCCGAATGGTGGTCGCCAAAATCTGCCCTGGGAAGTATTTTTGTATGACACTCAACACCTCCTTTGAAATACGTCTGGTCGGAATATACCTGGACATGACCAGAGAAAATTTATAGGGCCTTTTCAAAGCGCTTTCGAATTTCTTGATGGTTCCCACCAAATGCGACAAGCCTTGTAATGCTAGATAATCACTGGTCATCGGCACCAATATTTCATCGGCGGCAAACAAGGCATTGGCTACCAATACCCCGGAAGAAGGGGGACAATCGATAAAGATAAAATCTTCATCGCGATTGCCATCAAGCAAAGCACTGCGGAGGAGATCTCCGCGTCTGGCCCCACCATCCGTCAATTGCTCAATTTCCTGCAATCTAGGGCCGGCAACCACCAAATTCAGATTCTTTCTAACCGGAATTAATTGCTCCTCGAGACTTACTCCTTCCAACAAAACCTTATCAATCCCGCTCTTTTGCGGATCTACCCAACCTAGCGAAACGGCCAAATGACTCTGTGGGTCAAAGTCTATCACCGTAATTTTCTTACCCAGTTTAGCCAGCGCGTGAGTCAAATTGACCGAAGTTGTGGTTTTTCCTACCCCGCCTTTCTGATTAAGGACCGCTACAATCCTCGCGCTCATTTACCCTCTGACATAGCAGCAAGCCCGGCAATATCGACAAACTCCTCCGGATTTAAAAGCTTATCGACATCCAATAACATCACCATATTTTTCTTGCCGACGAACATGCCGCGCATATATTGAGTATTGATTCTCGAACCCAAATTCGGCGCTTCTTTTATATCGGACAGCTTAATATCCAACACATCCGATACCGCATCGGCGACGATTCCCATCACCGAAGCACCCGAAGCAGTATTGACACTCATCACAATAACGACCGTCACCGGCGTATATTCAACTTTTTGCATCTGAAAACGTTCGCGCAGATCGACAATCGGCACAATGGAACCGCGCAAATTCAACGCACCTTTAACAAAATCAGGCGTATTGGGAATTTTTCTAATCGGCTCCCAGCCTCTGATTTCTTGGACTTTCAAAATTTCGATGCCATATGCTTCGCCTTCTAACTCGAAAGTTAGAAATTGCTCAACGTGCTGATTGGATTCTAAATCGGCTGTCATGGCGGCTATTCCCTATCTAATGGTTTGGTCAATCAAGCAACTCCGCTAAAAATCCTGCCATTCGTCGTCGGCTTGCGAGGTTTGCTTAAAACTACTCGGCTGACGAACCGGTTGCGATGGTGCCGCTCTATTGGCCTCTGCACG
This region includes:
- a CDS encoding protein-glutamate methylesterase/protein-glutamine glutaminase, translated to MTKIKLLIVDDSALIRQMLTQIFNEAGDIEVVGTASDPIIAREKIKALNPDVLTLDVEMPRMDGLTFLRNLMRLRPMPVVMISTLTEKGAEVTLDALALGAVDFVAKPKVDVSHGLRAYADEIIGKIRMAAQAKVKALETNRVDVPTLSSVNENAIGTMKKHFKTTHKIVALGSSTGGTEAVKELVKSLPRTAPAIVITQHLPLAFSASFAKHVNEASDMTACVASDGQLILPGNIYIAPGDQHLMVVRDGARYACRLDDGPPVNRHKPSVDVLFRSVAENVGSNAVGVMLTGMGADGARAMLEMREAGAINIVQDEASSIVWGMPGEAYKLGAAHHVLSLGKIAEKILALVD
- the cheD gene encoding chemoreceptor glutamine deamidase CheD, producing the protein MSHVPHVERSLIAGFENVNRYWDQENQIVAAKLMPGDYYVTKQDEMITTVLGSCVAACIRDVVTGVGGMNHFMLPETSKSRLNDRDEAVVGNASRYGNYAMEHLINAILKNGGKRKNLEVKLFGGGKIIATLGDVGARNIQFVLDYVDTEALNLVSHDLGDIYPRKVNFFPHTGRVRMKKIKDLHNQTIFLREKQYSSSIKDAPVEGSVELF
- a CDS encoding CheR family methyltransferase, coding for MKEKAREFEYTQADFDVLRKISNQYSGILVPDDKFDMFYSRLSKRVRMLGFTSFKQYCHYLKHNPDTEFTEFINAVTTNLTSFFRENHHFEYLSKTVVPGLLKKHAGTKQIKVWSAGCSTGEEPYSLAMTLKESVPADWTVNILATDLDTNVLATAAAGIYMADRVTGIAEQRLKRWFQKGVGGQANKVRVKPELKELIEFKQLNLMQEWPLKGYFDFIFCRNVLIYFDRETKAMLANRYCGLLEEGSYLFIGHSESLHQLDTGFSLVGNTIYRKSSK
- a CDS encoding STAS domain-containing protein encodes the protein MAEQDEDSLIGYDPLAWMHRSDFKQDSQKAEAAESAADSRAELASPTEVSSNLEMDLSQSPADVSELSTSEGERAVLVLEPVLNIQNVAVLHQRLTQMLSNFEAIDIDASGVTMIDTATLQLLLILKQTAIGLQKSISIDFPSDKFIEASELLGIAEMLEVDQAASGFF
- a CDS encoding ParA family protein, producing MSARIVAVLNQKGGVGKTTTSVNLTHALAKLGKKITVIDFDPQSHLAVSLGWVDPQKSGIDKVLLEGVSLEEQLIPVRKNLNLVVAGPRLQEIEQLTDGGARRGDLLRSALLDGNRDEDFIFIDCPPSSGVLVANALFAADEILVPMTSDYLALQGLSHLVGTIKKFESALKRPYKFSLVMSRYIPTRRISKEVLSVIQKYFPGQILATTIRETALLAECPSFGKTIFEYRPGCRSARDFTALAKDFLEGRMM
- a CDS encoding chemotaxis protein CheW, which encodes MTADLESNQHVEQFLTFELEGEAYGIEILKVQEIRGWEPIRKIPNTPDFVKGALNLRGSIVPIVDLRERFQMQKVEYTPVTVVIVMSVNTASGASVMGIVADAVSDVLDIKLSDIKEAPNLGSRINTQYMRGMFVGKKNMVMLLDVDKLLNPEEFVDIAGLAAMSEGK